One Mycobacterium kubicae genomic window carries:
- the eccCa gene encoding type VII secretion protein EccCa gives MSKRGFVRGKRTPPPTVPPVRVAVAAPLALPEREPRNILLMIALPALLIGIIGTLVVMYASGIRTLQSGFFPMIGLVGFGALMFGGRFGRGRRISWGEQEKQRRSYLRQLDEDREEVQRAAQEQRRSQLFVHADPQQLDTVIGGPRMWERRPTDPDFLDVRLGIGVQQASESAVTLQWPDVPVGEELEPVTGGALRDFILEQSKIRGIGKVVSLRSKPGFSFIADDPSELHALARAIMCSLAVYHSPNDVKLMVVTRHPEAWSWLVWLPHNQHDEMFDACGLRRLVFTSPTELEDALDAELHRKGRGPWTPPVAASPTSMPSAIESPSGVSLGPHWVIVDDNVGTPEQWEGVTGQKGMAGITVLRLATRVGVGVGFSDESQRFTLREGRLTHRDTFYALADVLADSTANRYARALARWSPMAAGELSETDSQGGELLRALGISDPRELDVERLWAESRGRGDPKWAMVPVGVKQGGELQYVILRAKDFGGYGFHSVVIGTSGSGKSEYFLSLCSGIALTHSPETFIVIFVDMKFESAAQDLQGFPHVAGSLSNLGKDDRHLAERMRKAINGEIARRYRLFKDAGARDANEYEEMRLAGRDLEPVPILLVIIDEYLELFIHHPEWIDLVIHIGQEGRGCNVFFTLGGQRLDLSSLSKVKSNIAFRVALRAETAEDSRDVIGSDAALHLPSKENGYALLKVGPRDLEQFRCFYVSAPFVVPKRAVNVDTTVAMSFSQPRSYTWEYQPLTDADSAALAVADAPQEPDEFLFHSDGFRKKKLVDVVRDSLVSHTARPPHQIWLPPLEVSEPIDMLVARWRGRPWHVDYGRNPGLVFPVGIVDIPEEHTQRVHVIDAEMDNIMVVATAQRGKSTTLMTLMSSAALMYRPERVTFFCVGASLYPIEDLPHVASVVSPTDTEGVSRTIASIEGLMLAREASFKKYQIDISEFRERRFTADAVGPTDPDDKFGDVFLVIDNFSDLYDKDAAIGERAIAIARQGLSYGVHIMTSATAWLVGQKQQLVNVSNARIQLRLSNPDETQMGEGFERKKAARNTLDRPGFGVTRDGHELLVGAPEVIGPAGDRVSTREIGRLIADLTGAGRVETLARLPARVALQDVMAAFARSADAADPLNIPFGIGETALQPAVLPTRVAPNMLIVGRQSCGKTTTLAAIGQTIVERLTPEQAQITIIDPKTSLIGKIRGEHVRAYAYTADDIDAVLGELAQLLRDRLPPSGLSQEELLSRGTWEGPHHFILIDDEQELRPHGVIGKGAATAPLWSLIERSREIGLHVIASRLPGNWAGVSVTNPFLQKMTGSRAPTLFMDNDPAAVKVFGRTSAQQLPPGRGLLVTTDGVMEGVLVGDPAQER, from the coding sequence ATGTCCAAACGGGGCTTCGTTCGGGGCAAACGCACTCCACCGCCTACCGTCCCACCGGTGCGTGTGGCGGTCGCCGCACCGCTGGCACTGCCAGAGCGTGAGCCGCGCAACATCCTGTTGATGATTGCACTGCCGGCGCTGCTGATCGGGATCATCGGCACGCTGGTGGTGATGTATGCATCGGGTATTCGGACCCTGCAGTCAGGCTTCTTCCCGATGATCGGACTGGTCGGTTTCGGTGCGCTGATGTTCGGTGGGCGATTCGGCCGCGGCCGCCGAATCAGCTGGGGCGAGCAGGAAAAGCAGCGCCGCAGCTACCTGCGTCAACTCGACGAGGATCGCGAGGAGGTGCAGCGCGCCGCCCAGGAGCAACGCCGCAGTCAGCTGTTCGTCCATGCCGATCCGCAGCAGCTGGACACCGTGATCGGCGGACCACGGATGTGGGAGCGGCGCCCGACCGACCCCGATTTCCTCGACGTCCGGCTGGGCATCGGCGTCCAGCAAGCCAGCGAATCGGCGGTCACATTGCAGTGGCCCGACGTTCCGGTCGGGGAAGAACTCGAACCGGTGACCGGCGGTGCGTTACGCGACTTCATCCTCGAGCAGAGCAAGATTCGCGGCATCGGCAAGGTGGTGAGCCTGCGGTCGAAGCCGGGATTCAGTTTCATCGCCGACGACCCAAGTGAATTGCACGCCCTGGCAAGGGCAATCATGTGCTCGCTGGCGGTCTACCACAGCCCCAACGACGTCAAGCTGATGGTGGTCACCCGCCACCCCGAGGCGTGGTCCTGGTTGGTGTGGCTGCCGCACAACCAACACGATGAGATGTTCGATGCGTGCGGGCTGCGGCGACTGGTGTTCACCTCGCCCACCGAGTTGGAAGACGCGCTCGATGCCGAGCTGCACCGCAAAGGTCGTGGACCGTGGACACCGCCGGTCGCAGCCAGCCCGACCTCGATGCCGTCGGCGATAGAGTCACCGAGTGGAGTCTCGCTCGGTCCGCATTGGGTGATTGTCGACGACAACGTCGGCACACCCGAGCAGTGGGAGGGCGTGACCGGCCAGAAAGGCATGGCCGGCATCACGGTGCTGCGGCTGGCGACCCGCGTCGGTGTCGGCGTCGGATTCTCCGATGAGAGCCAGCGTTTCACGCTGCGCGAGGGCAGGTTGACGCACCGCGACACCTTTTACGCGCTGGCCGATGTGCTTGCCGACAGCACCGCCAACAGATACGCCCGGGCGCTGGCGCGCTGGTCTCCGATGGCCGCTGGTGAACTGTCCGAAACCGACAGTCAAGGCGGAGAGCTGTTGCGTGCCTTGGGCATCAGCGACCCGCGTGAACTCGACGTCGAACGGCTGTGGGCGGAGAGCCGCGGCCGCGGCGACCCGAAATGGGCGATGGTGCCGGTCGGCGTCAAGCAAGGCGGCGAGCTGCAGTATGTGATCCTGCGGGCCAAGGACTTTGGCGGATATGGTTTCCATTCGGTGGTGATCGGCACGTCGGGATCAGGGAAATCCGAGTACTTCCTGTCGTTGTGTAGCGGGATCGCGCTCACCCATTCGCCGGAGACGTTCATCGTCATCTTCGTCGACATGAAATTCGAATCCGCGGCCCAGGACCTGCAGGGCTTCCCCCATGTCGCCGGTTCGCTATCCAATCTCGGCAAGGACGATCGGCACTTGGCCGAGCGTATGCGGAAGGCAATCAACGGTGAAATCGCCCGTCGCTATCGGCTTTTCAAAGATGCCGGGGCGCGGGACGCCAACGAGTACGAGGAAATGCGGCTCGCTGGAAGGGATCTGGAGCCCGTGCCGATCCTGCTGGTCATCATCGACGAGTATCTCGAATTGTTCATCCATCATCCCGAGTGGATCGATCTGGTCATCCACATCGGGCAGGAGGGCCGCGGCTGCAACGTCTTCTTCACCCTCGGCGGCCAGCGCCTGGACCTGTCGTCGCTGAGCAAGGTCAAGAGCAACATCGCCTTCCGCGTGGCGCTGCGCGCCGAGACCGCGGAGGACTCCCGCGATGTCATCGGCAGCGACGCGGCGCTGCATCTGCCGTCGAAGGAAAACGGTTATGCCCTACTGAAAGTGGGGCCACGCGACCTGGAGCAATTCCGCTGCTTCTACGTCTCAGCGCCCTTCGTCGTGCCCAAACGTGCCGTCAACGTGGACACGACCGTGGCCATGAGTTTCTCCCAACCGCGTTCCTACACTTGGGAATACCAGCCGCTGACTGACGCTGACAGCGCGGCGCTGGCCGTGGCGGACGCGCCGCAGGAACCCGATGAGTTCCTGTTTCACTCCGACGGTTTCCGGAAGAAGAAACTCGTCGACGTGGTCCGCGATTCGCTGGTCTCACACACCGCGCGGCCACCACACCAAATCTGGCTGCCGCCTCTGGAAGTGAGCGAACCGATCGACATGCTGGTCGCGCGCTGGCGCGGCCGGCCGTGGCACGTCGACTACGGGCGCAATCCCGGGTTGGTGTTCCCGGTCGGGATCGTAGACATCCCCGAAGAGCACACCCAGCGCGTACACGTCATCGACGCCGAGATGGACAACATCATGGTGGTCGCCACCGCGCAGCGGGGAAAGTCGACCACGTTGATGACGCTGATGTCCTCAGCGGCGTTGATGTACCGTCCCGAGCGCGTCACTTTCTTCTGCGTAGGCGCCTCGCTGTATCCGATCGAGGACTTGCCGCATGTGGCATCGGTGGTGAGTCCCACCGACACCGAGGGCGTGTCCCGAACCATCGCCTCCATCGAAGGATTGATGCTCGCCCGGGAAGCTTCGTTCAAGAAGTACCAGATCGACATCTCCGAATTCCGAGAGCGACGATTCACCGCGGATGCCGTGGGCCCCACGGACCCCGACGACAAGTTCGGTGACGTCTTCCTGGTGATCGACAACTTCAGCGATCTGTACGACAAGGACGCCGCCATCGGCGAGCGGGCCATCGCCATCGCGCGTCAGGGTTTGTCCTACGGCGTACACATCATGACCAGTGCCACCGCCTGGCTCGTCGGTCAGAAGCAGCAACTGGTCAACGTATCCAACGCCCGCATTCAACTGCGACTGAGCAACCCCGACGAAACGCAGATGGGCGAGGGATTCGAGCGCAAGAAGGCCGCCCGCAACACCCTGGACCGGCCCGGGTTCGGGGTGACCAGGGACGGCCATGAGTTGCTAGTCGGCGCCCCGGAGGTGATCGGCCCGGCCGGTGACCGAGTGTCGACGCGCGAGATCGGCCGGCTGATCGCAGACCTGACCGGCGCAGGTCGCGTCGAAACGTTGGCACGATTGCCCGCACGGGTGGCACTACAGGACGTGATGGCTGCCTTCGCCCGCAGCGCCGACGCCGCGGACCCGTTGAACATTCCGTTTGGGATCGGTGAGACGGCGCTGCAGCCAGCGGTGCTGCCGACCCGCGTGGCGCCCAACATGCTGATCGTCGGACGGCAATCGTGTGGCAAGACAACCACTTTGGCCGCGATCGGCCAGACGATTGTCGAGCGCTTGACGCCCGAGCAGGCGCAGATCACCATCATCGATCCCAAGACCTCACTCATCGGCAAAATCCGGGGCGAGCACGTACGGGCCTACGCCTACACCGCCGATGACATCGACGCGGTGCTCGGTGAGTTGGCGCAGCTGCTGCGCGACCGGCTGCCGCCGTCAGGGCTGAGCCAAGAAGAGCTGTTGAGCCGGGGCACATGGGAAGGCCCGCACCACTTCATCTTGATCGACGATGAGCAGGAGTTGCGACCCCATGGGGTAATCGGCAAGGGCGCGGCGACGGCGCCGCTGTGGAGCCTGATCGAACGGAGCCGCGAGATCGGTCTGCATGTCATCGCCTCCCGCCTGCCGGGCAACTGGGCGGGAGTGTCGGTAACTAATCCGTTCCTGCAGAAGATGACGGGTTCGCGCGCTCCCACCCTGTTCATGGACAACGATCCGGCCGCCGTCAAAGTGTTCGGCCGGACCAGCGCCCAGCAATTGCCGCCGGGGCGGGGCCTGTTGGTCACCACCGATGGCGTCATGGAAGGAGTGCTGGTGGGAGACCCGGCTCAGGAAAGGTGA
- a CDS encoding PE domain-containing protein — MTGFFEMVPGAVDMSAAAEAGISEEMAATTAAGAAALTGVLPMAADTDSIEFAAALNAAGAAYLATAAEHVGQRAGFSGAQGLASATTVATDGLNAAATALGG; from the coding sequence ATGACTGGTTTCTTTGAGATGGTGCCCGGCGCCGTCGACATGTCGGCGGCTGCGGAGGCCGGCATCAGCGAGGAAATGGCGGCGACGACGGCGGCCGGCGCCGCGGCGCTCACCGGCGTCCTGCCCATGGCGGCCGACACCGACTCGATCGAATTCGCGGCCGCACTCAACGCCGCCGGGGCGGCCTACCTGGCCACGGCCGCCGAGCACGTCGGTCAACGCGCCGGCTTTTCCGGGGCCCAAGGCCTGGCATCTGCGACCACAGTTGCGACCGACGGCCTGAACGCCGCGGCGACCGCCCTCGGCGGCTAG
- a CDS encoding PPE domain-containing protein — protein sequence MPDPRWTGPPEVVAAIFEAGSPASVIANNTVWVTETANKELSAGLSAVNTLATATQWQGVSALASMVTATGLNAGLQTLVGWTAEKISVTQAAVEAFAVARSAVIPSLVSQTNRDEWAVLNATNFLGINTPAIVERDCEYFGEHWPHNSSVGWTYSGALSALVAALAVPPPVAPMGASPAAPAAAAQAVAQAAGQSGMNGAMQASTQAAQTTSAPSEATGQLSSLMQQPMQMVSGVTEPLKEMAQAPMQAMQGFTSLPQSMMQAMGGMFGSAGASNAATVTAAAEPVVAAGSVAGGAASGGGAGSVGSFPGAGLTSYTRPTSSFESEAGGRPTSVRAGVLNAAEVRGPVASNAMGGAPMPMSPAGMLARGAGSESEKDAAVARARVVVQGEPTDPR from the coding sequence ATGCCCGACCCCAGGTGGACCGGTCCGCCCGAAGTCGTCGCCGCGATCTTCGAGGCCGGATCACCTGCATCGGTCATCGCCAACAACACCGTCTGGGTCACCGAAACCGCCAACAAGGAACTGTCGGCTGGCCTCTCGGCGGTCAATACGTTGGCCACCGCCACGCAGTGGCAAGGCGTGAGCGCGCTCGCGTCGATGGTGACCGCCACGGGACTCAACGCCGGACTCCAGACGTTGGTGGGCTGGACGGCCGAGAAGATCAGCGTCACTCAAGCCGCCGTCGAAGCCTTTGCCGTCGCTCGGTCGGCGGTCATTCCCTCCCTCGTCTCGCAGACCAACCGCGACGAGTGGGCGGTCCTCAACGCCACCAACTTCCTGGGCATCAACACCCCAGCGATCGTCGAGCGGGACTGTGAGTATTTCGGCGAGCACTGGCCGCACAACTCCAGCGTCGGCTGGACGTACTCCGGTGCGCTGAGCGCGCTCGTCGCGGCGTTGGCCGTTCCCCCGCCGGTCGCGCCCATGGGTGCGTCGCCGGCCGCCCCCGCAGCGGCGGCGCAAGCCGTCGCCCAGGCGGCGGGACAGTCGGGCATGAACGGCGCGATGCAGGCATCGACTCAGGCCGCGCAGACCACATCCGCGCCTTCGGAAGCGACGGGCCAGCTCAGTTCGCTGATGCAGCAGCCGATGCAGATGGTGTCAGGTGTGACCGAACCGCTGAAAGAGATGGCGCAGGCGCCGATGCAGGCGATGCAGGGCTTCACCAGCCTGCCGCAAAGCATGATGCAGGCGATGGGTGGCATGTTCGGGTCTGCCGGAGCCTCGAATGCGGCGACGGTGACTGCGGCTGCCGAGCCGGTCGTGGCCGCGGGCAGCGTTGCCGGAGGCGCGGCCTCGGGTGGGGGTGCGGGCAGTGTCGGGAGCTTCCCCGGCGCGGGATTGACCAGTTACACCCGTCCCACCAGCAGCTTCGAGTCAGAGGCGGGCGGACGGCCGACCAGTGTGCGCGCGGGGGTCCTGAACGCCGCCGAGGTGCGCGGACCGGTCGCCTCTAACGCGATGGGCGGCGCGCCGATGCCGATGTCACCGGCCGGCATGCTCGCTCGGGGCGCCGGATCCGAATCCGAGAAGGATGCGGCGGTGGCGCGGGCTCGCGTTGTGGTCCAAGGGGAACCCACCGACCCGCGCTAG
- a CDS encoding TIGR03084 family metal-binding protein gives MAGPGAIVADLRAESDDLDALVTPLSPDEWAMPTPAPGWTIAHQIAHLLWTDRVALTAVTDEEAFGVVLTAAAADPGGFVDAGAEDLAAMPPGDLLNDWRITREKLHQALVTVPDGRKLPWFGPPMSAASMATARLMETWAHGLDVADALGVSRPATERLRSIAHLGVRTRDYAFAVNNLTPPNEPFRVELRGPGGDVWTWGPDDASQRVTGSALDFCFLVTQRRALSSLDVTADGADARRWLSLAQAFAGPPGRGR, from the coding sequence ATGGCAGGTCCCGGGGCGATAGTCGCTGACTTGCGCGCGGAGAGCGACGACCTCGACGCGCTGGTGACGCCGCTGTCCCCGGACGAATGGGCCATGCCGACACCCGCGCCCGGCTGGACCATTGCGCACCAGATCGCGCACTTGTTGTGGACCGACCGCGTCGCGCTCACCGCGGTCACCGACGAGGAGGCGTTCGGGGTGGTGCTGACCGCCGCGGCCGCCGATCCCGGCGGGTTCGTCGACGCCGGTGCCGAGGATCTGGCCGCCATGCCGCCCGGTGATCTGTTGAACGACTGGCGGATCACTCGCGAGAAGCTGCACCAGGCGCTGGTGACCGTCCCCGACGGCCGCAAGTTGCCTTGGTTCGGGCCGCCGATGAGTGCGGCATCGATGGCGACGGCGCGACTGATGGAGACCTGGGCGCACGGGTTGGATGTCGCCGATGCGCTCGGCGTCAGTCGCCCGGCCACCGAACGGCTGCGCTCGATCGCGCACCTGGGTGTGCGCACCCGTGACTACGCCTTCGCCGTCAACAATCTGACGCCACCGAACGAGCCGTTTCGCGTCGAACTGCGCGGACCCGGCGGTGATGTCTGGACGTGGGGACCAGATGATGCGTCGCAGCGGGTCACCGGCTCGGCTCTGGACTTCTGTTTCCTGGTGACGCAACGACGGGCGTTGAGCAGTCTGGATGTAACCGCCGACGGTGCGGACGCGCGGCGGTGGTTGTCTCTGGCGCAGGCATTCGCGGGGCCTCCCGGCCGCGGGCGATGA
- a CDS encoding YqgE/AlgH family protein has translation MAPHEDPEDYVAPAAQRVRAGTLLLANTDLLEPTFRRSVIYIVEHNDGGTLGVVLNRPSETAVYNVLPQWAKLSAKPKTMYIGGPVKRDAALCLAALRVGAEPDGVPGLRHVAGRIVMVDLDAEPEAIAPVVEGVRIFAGYSGWTIGQLEGEIERDDWIVLSGLPSDVLVGPRTDLWGQVLRRQPLPLSLLATHPIDVSRN, from the coding sequence GTGGCGCCGCACGAAGATCCCGAAGACTATGTCGCACCCGCCGCGCAACGGGTTCGCGCGGGTACGTTGCTGCTGGCCAACACCGACCTGCTCGAACCGACTTTCCGCCGCAGCGTCATCTACATCGTCGAGCACAACGACGGGGGAACGCTGGGAGTGGTGCTCAACCGGCCCAGCGAAACCGCGGTCTACAACGTCTTACCGCAGTGGGCCAAACTCTCCGCCAAGCCCAAGACGATGTACATCGGCGGCCCGGTGAAACGGGACGCCGCCTTGTGTCTGGCGGCCTTGCGGGTCGGGGCCGAACCCGACGGCGTGCCCGGTCTACGGCACGTGGCCGGTCGCATTGTGATGGTGGATCTGGACGCCGAGCCCGAGGCGATCGCACCGGTCGTCGAAGGCGTGCGCATCTTCGCCGGCTACTCCGGCTGGACCATCGGTCAACTCGAAGGCGAAATCGAGCGCGACGACTGGATCGTCCTGTCTGGCTTGCCCTCCGACGTCCTGGTCGGCCCGCGGACCGACCTGTGGGGACAGGTACTGCGCCGACAACCGTTGCCGCTGTCGCTACTGGCGACTCACCCGATCGACGTCAGCCGCAACTAG
- a CDS encoding LpqN/LpqT family lipoprotein translates to MIQIARNWRVFAGGVAAGFVGVVLITSGTASADPLYPPPAIPAPGPSQAAVPPAQNLTVYPGGVTNRFAPAPAQAVPPVQLPAPIASPVPAAVPAAGAGAVAAPTPPAATPAVSGTLRDYLRAKGVKLEAQRAQGFKALDITLPVPPRWTQVPDPNVPDAFVVIADRVGGNSIYTSNAQIVVYKLVGDFDPAEAISHGYVDSQQLLGWQTTNASMANLGNFPSSVIEGTYRENDMTLNTSRRHVIATAGNEKYLVSLSVTTAASQAVSDAPATDAIVNGFRVTAPGTAPAAPAAPAPAAPAPAPAVPAAPAPAAVPAPAAPPAQTARSGAVGLPAQPAVPSPATAQPPLVTLTPGQGPLITMTPQR, encoded by the coding sequence ATGATTCAGATCGCCCGCAACTGGCGGGTTTTCGCGGGAGGCGTGGCCGCCGGCTTCGTCGGCGTCGTGCTGATCACCAGCGGTACGGCGTCTGCCGATCCGCTGTATCCACCCCCCGCCATCCCCGCGCCAGGCCCGTCTCAAGCCGCCGTGCCGCCGGCGCAGAACCTCACGGTTTATCCCGGTGGCGTCACCAACAGGTTCGCTCCGGCACCGGCGCAAGCTGTGCCTCCGGTACAGCTGCCGGCTCCGATTGCTTCCCCGGTTCCCGCCGCGGTTCCGGCCGCCGGTGCCGGGGCCGTCGCAGCGCCCACGCCGCCGGCCGCGACGCCCGCGGTCAGCGGCACCCTGCGGGACTACCTGCGCGCCAAAGGCGTCAAGCTCGAAGCGCAGCGCGCGCAGGGGTTCAAGGCGCTCGACATCACCTTGCCGGTGCCGCCGCGCTGGACGCAGGTGCCCGACCCCAACGTCCCGGATGCATTCGTGGTGATCGCTGACCGGGTCGGCGGCAACAGCATCTACACCTCGAACGCCCAGATCGTGGTGTACAAGCTGGTCGGCGACTTCGATCCCGCCGAAGCCATCAGCCACGGCTACGTCGACAGCCAGCAACTGCTCGGGTGGCAGACCACGAATGCCTCGATGGCGAATCTCGGCAACTTCCCGTCGTCGGTCATCGAAGGCACGTACCGCGAGAACGACATGACGCTCAACACGTCGCGGCGCCACGTCATCGCCACCGCCGGAAACGAGAAGTACCTGGTGTCGTTGTCGGTGACCACCGCCGCTTCGCAGGCGGTCTCCGATGCCCCTGCCACCGACGCCATCGTCAACGGCTTCCGGGTGACGGCGCCGGGGACCGCTCCGGCCGCTCCGGCCGCTCCGGCTCCGGCGGCACCGGCTCCCGCTCCTGCGGTTCCCGCGGCACCGGCGCCCGCGGCTGTTCCGGCACCGGCTGCCCCGCCCGCACAGACCGCCCGGTCGGGCGCGGTCGGGCTGCCCGCGCAGCCAGCCGTGCCCAGCCCGGCGACCGCGCAGCCGCCGCTGGTCACGCTGACACCCGGGCAGGGCCCGCTGATCACGATGACCCCTCAGCGCTAA